A window of Tautonia marina contains these coding sequences:
- a CDS encoding PPC domain-containing DNA-binding protein, which yields MKHKLLHEDHGLRTYALIFETGDEVMSGLLDFARSMDLRGSRITAIGALQEATLAYFHWESKEYEPIPVREQTEVLSLLGDIALDGEEPAVHVHVVLGRRDGSTVGGHLKSGRVRPTLEVIIDEQPEHLHKVPDRESGLALIRP from the coding sequence ATGAAACACAAGCTCTTGCATGAAGATCACGGATTGCGCACGTATGCGTTGATCTTTGAGACGGGCGACGAGGTGATGTCGGGCTTGCTCGATTTCGCTCGCTCGATGGATCTGCGCGGTTCCCGGATCACCGCGATCGGCGCGCTTCAGGAGGCGACACTCGCCTATTTCCACTGGGAGTCGAAGGAATACGAGCCGATCCCAGTCCGCGAGCAGACCGAGGTCCTCTCTCTGCTGGGCGACATAGCGCTTGATGGCGAGGAACCGGCCGTGCACGTCCACGTCGTGCTCGGACGTCGCGACGGCTCGACGGTCGGCGGGCACCTGAAATCGGGTCGGGTCCGCCCGACGCTCGAGGTCATTATCGACGAGCAGCCAGAGCACCTGCACAAGGTGCCCGACCGGGAGTCGGGCCTGGCCTTGATCCGGCCTTGA